One region of Salinibacterium sp. TMP30 genomic DNA includes:
- a CDS encoding DUF805 domain-containing protein: MTFFESISTVFRKYADFTGHASRPEYWWFVLFSFITTAILGSLNLTSSDGTLALGTSLSSAWSLALLLPQLAVTVRRLRDTGRDWTNIFWILVPIAGVIVLVIYLSQPGLMHPLGTQPSTPSNGDHPSGT; the protein is encoded by the coding sequence GTGACATTCTTCGAATCCATCTCGACTGTGTTTCGCAAGTACGCGGACTTCACCGGGCATGCGAGCCGGCCCGAGTATTGGTGGTTCGTTCTCTTCTCCTTCATCACCACCGCGATTCTCGGTTCACTCAACCTGACGTCCTCAGACGGAACACTCGCCCTGGGTACGAGCCTCAGCAGTGCGTGGTCGCTGGCCCTGCTACTCCCCCAACTCGCTGTCACCGTGCGACGACTCCGCGACACCGGGCGAGACTGGACCAACATCTTTTGGATTCTCGTTCCTATCGCCGGGGTTATCGTGCTGGTGATCTACCTCAGCCAGCCCGGGCTAATGCACCCACTGGGAACCCAGCCATCCACGCCAAGTAACGGCGATCACCCGAGCGGCACCTAG
- a CDS encoding universal stress protein, whose translation MDGIARTTPLIVVGVDGSNSSLAAFEFAKEYAHGLHGRLRAVSAWTYPITYNPLPVSWSPEEEAESQLRQASKDVFGDTLPTWYESAVREGSAANNLLDESREADVLIVGSRGHGGFTGLLLGSVSSQCAAHSRCPVIVIHSADNNPTGSDEAGQTPLLESARDRPLVVGHDGSANADDALEWALNTAARLGASVEVVRTWNLDRIPPQFTEEHGYVPSFDEVTARVHRDLVAETRSLIDKYPTVEVTLRAALSQPAAELISSSKHALMVVVGSRGRGGFAGLILGSVSSECVARAHRPVVVVPSASHKES comes from the coding sequence ATGGACGGTATTGCTCGCACGACCCCACTCATCGTTGTCGGCGTCGACGGATCGAATTCCTCGTTGGCGGCCTTTGAGTTCGCAAAGGAATACGCACACGGGCTGCACGGCCGCCTTCGCGCTGTTTCCGCGTGGACCTACCCCATCACCTACAACCCGCTCCCTGTGTCATGGTCGCCAGAAGAGGAGGCGGAATCTCAACTCAGACAAGCGTCTAAAGACGTTTTCGGAGATACTCTCCCCACCTGGTACGAATCGGCGGTTCGGGAAGGGTCTGCTGCCAACAATCTCCTCGATGAGAGTCGCGAGGCGGACGTGCTTATTGTCGGGAGTCGAGGCCATGGCGGTTTCACGGGACTCCTCTTGGGCTCCGTGAGTTCGCAGTGCGCTGCGCATTCACGCTGCCCCGTCATAGTTATCCACTCTGCCGACAACAACCCGACGGGGTCGGATGAAGCTGGTCAGACCCCGCTCCTCGAGTCGGCGCGCGACCGCCCTCTCGTGGTCGGACACGATGGATCAGCTAACGCAGATGACGCACTCGAGTGGGCGCTAAACACCGCAGCGAGGCTGGGCGCATCCGTCGAGGTCGTGCGCACGTGGAACCTCGACCGCATTCCTCCCCAATTCACCGAGGAACACGGCTACGTGCCGTCGTTCGACGAAGTGACGGCACGGGTTCATCGCGATCTGGTGGCAGAAACTCGTAGTCTCATCGACAAGTACCCCACCGTCGAGGTCACTCTCCGCGCGGCCCTGTCGCAACCAGCAGCAGAGTTGATTAGCAGCTCGAAACATGCCCTGATGGTCGTCGTCGGCTCTCGCGGACGTGGGGGTTTCGCCGGACTGATTCTGGGCTCGGTAAGCAGCGAATGTGTGGCACGCGCCCATCGCCCTGTTGTTGTGGTGCCATCAGCTTCGCACAAGGAAAGCTAG
- a CDS encoding YchJ family metal-binding protein gives MRVCPCQSEESYDECCGRFHRGDALAPTAERLMRSRYSAYSVGDTAYLLQTWHPSTRPRTLELDPEMHWYRLDMVARTGGSMLDTRGTVEFRAHYRSRGIAGQQHENSSFIRENGAWLYVDAV, from the coding sequence ATGCGTGTGTGCCCCTGCCAGTCCGAAGAAAGTTACGACGAATGCTGTGGGCGATTTCACCGTGGCGATGCACTCGCTCCCACCGCTGAACGTCTCATGCGTTCGCGGTACAGCGCCTACTCCGTCGGTGACACGGCATACCTGCTGCAGACGTGGCATCCGTCGACTCGCCCTAGAACGCTCGAACTCGACCCAGAAATGCACTGGTACCGGCTCGACATGGTCGCTCGCACCGGGGGAAGCATGCTCGATACTCGCGGCACAGTCGAATTCCGTGCGCACTATCGCAGTCGCGGCATCGCCGGGCAGCAACACGAAAACAGCAGTTTCATTCGCGAGAATGGCGCGTGGCTCTACGTCGACGCGGTCTAG
- the glpK gene encoding glycerol kinase GlpK has translation MNYILSIDQGTTSTRAIIFDHDGKVVTSGQLEHDQIFPKAGWVEHDATQIWNNTREVIGQALSKANVTRHSIAAVGITNQRETAILWDRATGEPVYNAIVWQDTRTQPIVDRLAQGDTDRFKRTTGLPLATYFSASKIVWMLDNVAGVRERAEAGELAFGTPDTWVLWNLTGGSDGGVHATDVTNASRTLLMDLETLTWSDEILSELNIPASLMPEIRSSSEVYGTVSSSSLLREVPVAGILGDQQAATFGQTAFEAGESKNTYGTGNFLLTNTGTEIVHSTNGLITTLAYQLGDDAPRYAIEGSIAVTGSLVQWLRDNLGIISRSEEVETLAASVDDNGGVYFVPAFSGLFAPHWRPDARGAILGLTRFANKGHIARAALEATAFQTSDVIDAANADADVAMTELRVDGGMVENSALMQFQADILNLPVVRPVVAETTALGAAYAAGLAVDYWSGLDELRSNWQEGERWEPSMPDEERQRLLRNWKKAISKTLDWVDEDTE, from the coding sequence GTGAACTACATACTCTCAATCGACCAGGGAACCACAAGCACCCGCGCGATCATCTTCGACCACGACGGAAAAGTTGTTACCTCTGGTCAACTCGAGCACGACCAGATTTTTCCGAAAGCAGGGTGGGTCGAGCACGATGCCACACAAATTTGGAACAATACGCGCGAAGTAATCGGCCAAGCTCTTTCTAAAGCGAACGTTACCCGCCACAGCATCGCCGCCGTAGGAATCACCAACCAGCGCGAAACGGCCATCCTGTGGGATCGGGCTACCGGCGAACCGGTGTACAACGCCATCGTCTGGCAAGACACTCGCACGCAGCCCATCGTCGATCGCTTGGCGCAGGGCGACACAGACCGATTCAAACGCACCACCGGGCTCCCGCTTGCGACCTATTTCTCGGCGTCGAAGATTGTGTGGATGCTCGACAACGTCGCCGGAGTTCGCGAACGTGCCGAAGCGGGTGAACTCGCTTTCGGAACCCCCGACACCTGGGTGTTATGGAACCTCACTGGTGGCTCCGACGGTGGCGTGCATGCCACCGACGTCACGAACGCAAGCCGAACACTCCTCATGGATCTCGAAACCCTCACGTGGAGCGATGAGATCCTCTCTGAACTCAACATTCCGGCGTCGCTCATGCCCGAAATACGCAGTTCGTCGGAGGTTTACGGCACGGTCTCAAGTTCGAGTCTGCTGCGAGAGGTTCCCGTCGCCGGCATTCTCGGCGATCAGCAAGCCGCAACTTTCGGGCAAACCGCGTTCGAGGCTGGCGAATCGAAGAACACGTATGGCACCGGCAATTTCTTGCTCACAAATACGGGTACCGAAATTGTGCACTCCACCAACGGGCTGATCACCACGCTCGCCTATCAACTTGGCGATGACGCGCCGCGCTACGCGATCGAAGGCTCAATCGCGGTCACAGGCTCGCTTGTTCAGTGGTTGCGCGACAATCTGGGCATCATTTCTCGCTCAGAAGAGGTCGAAACCCTCGCAGCATCCGTCGATGACAACGGTGGTGTCTACTTTGTGCCCGCGTTCTCGGGGCTTTTTGCGCCCCATTGGCGACCGGATGCCCGGGGAGCGATTCTTGGACTCACCCGTTTCGCGAACAAAGGCCACATCGCTCGCGCCGCGCTCGAAGCAACCGCATTCCAGACTAGCGACGTCATCGATGCGGCCAATGCGGATGCCGATGTCGCGATGACCGAACTGCGAGTCGATGGTGGCATGGTCGAAAATTCGGCGCTCATGCAATTTCAAGCGGACATCCTGAACTTGCCGGTTGTGCGTCCCGTTGTAGCCGAGACTACAGCTCTCGGTGCCGCCTATGCTGCTGGTCTTGCTGTCGACTACTGGAGTGGACTCGACGAGCTTCGTTCTAACTGGCAGGAGGGCGAACGGTGGGAGCCGAGCATGCCAGATGAGGAACGCCAACGACTATTGCGCAATTGGAAAAAAGCGATCTCGAAGACCCTTGATTGGGTTGATGAAGACACCGAGTAG
- the trpD gene encoding anthranilate phosphoribosyltransferase, whose product MASTPTWQQILSSLVSGSDLSISQAEWAMKSVMNGQATSAQLAAMLIALRIKGETVDEIVGFRDAALASALPLPVDPMALDIVGTGGDPYGAVLNISSVASIIAAAGDVPVIKHGNRAASSKSGASDVLSALGLNLDLTPERVAEVLSEVGITFVYAALFHPGFAHAGPTRRELAIPTLFNILGPLCNPARPQASAVGVGSRERVSLLVGVFQTRGATALVYRGDDGIDKLTTTGHSHVWEVSRGFVTEHDLDPLELGIPRAPIEALLGHDPEYNANVIRSVLAGEKTPARDIVLLNAAAGLASFSLAHDPEQSQRPLLVRLREQLERAEDLVDSGRASAKLDEWVAATNR is encoded by the coding sequence ATGGCATCTACCCCAACTTGGCAGCAAATTCTCAGTTCGCTCGTTTCCGGAAGCGATTTGTCGATTAGTCAGGCCGAATGGGCAATGAAATCTGTGATGAACGGCCAAGCTACTTCGGCACAACTCGCTGCCATGCTTATTGCACTCCGAATCAAGGGGGAGACGGTCGATGAGATCGTCGGATTTCGGGATGCTGCACTCGCCAGTGCCTTACCGTTACCGGTAGATCCCATGGCTCTCGACATCGTGGGAACCGGGGGAGACCCATATGGGGCGGTGCTGAACATCTCCTCTGTGGCGTCCATAATTGCCGCAGCGGGAGATGTGCCGGTGATCAAGCACGGGAACCGTGCTGCGAGCAGCAAGAGCGGAGCATCCGATGTTCTCAGTGCATTAGGGCTGAACCTTGACCTCACCCCTGAGCGTGTCGCCGAAGTACTGAGTGAAGTAGGCATCACCTTTGTGTACGCGGCACTGTTTCACCCCGGCTTTGCGCATGCGGGCCCCACTCGTCGGGAGCTCGCAATTCCGACTCTCTTCAATATTCTTGGGCCGCTCTGCAATCCGGCCCGACCTCAGGCCTCAGCGGTCGGTGTGGGAAGCCGTGAGCGTGTCAGCCTTCTTGTTGGAGTGTTCCAGACTCGCGGCGCGACGGCACTGGTCTACCGCGGAGACGACGGTATCGACAAACTCACCACCACCGGTCACAGCCATGTCTGGGAAGTGTCGCGAGGTTTTGTGACAGAGCACGACCTTGATCCGCTTGAGCTCGGCATCCCGCGCGCGCCAATTGAGGCACTGCTGGGTCATGACCCGGAGTACAACGCGAATGTGATTCGGTCGGTGCTTGCCGGAGAAAAAACGCCGGCGCGCGACATTGTGCTTCTCAACGCTGCAGCGGGCCTCGCTTCGTTCAGCCTCGCGCACGACCCCGAGCAGAGCCAGCGACCGCTATTGGTGCGGCTTCGTGAGCAACTTGAGCGTGCAGAGGACCTTGTTGATTCAGGGCGCGCGAGTGCCAAGCTAGATGAGTGGGTCGCAGCAACTAACCGCTGA
- a CDS encoding heme-copper oxidase subunit III: MTTAALNRSLGAQSVQRPNTVAVGTIVWLGSEVMFFAGLFAIYFTLRSTSPALWAEQTEKLNVPFATTITIILVLSSVTCQFGVFAAERMQVHRTGKLLQFWKWGMTEWFFLTFAMGATFVTGQVYEYATLVSEYVSLSSDSYGSAFYITTGFHGLHVAGGLIAFLLVIGRGFAVKNFRHKEATTAIVVSYYWHFVDVVWIGLFVIIYLLK, from the coding sequence GTGACCACAGCTGCCCTCAATCGCTCGCTCGGAGCCCAGTCTGTCCAACGACCGAACACTGTTGCGGTCGGTACCATCGTCTGGCTCGGAAGCGAGGTGATGTTCTTTGCTGGCCTCTTTGCGATTTACTTCACTCTGAGGTCTACTTCGCCTGCGCTGTGGGCTGAGCAAACCGAAAAACTCAACGTTCCGTTTGCCACGACGATCACGATCATCCTCGTGCTCTCCTCGGTGACCTGCCAGTTTGGTGTCTTTGCTGCTGAGCGGATGCAGGTGCACCGCACAGGCAAGCTCCTCCAGTTTTGGAAGTGGGGCATGACCGAATGGTTCTTCCTCACCTTCGCCATGGGCGCCACCTTCGTCACCGGACAGGTATACGAGTACGCCACGCTGGTCTCGGAGTACGTCAGCCTCTCGAGCGACTCCTACGGTTCGGCGTTCTACATCACCACCGGCTTCCACGGTCTTCACGTTGCGGGTGGACTCATCGCCTTCCTCCTGGTGATCGGGCGTGGATTCGCCGTCAAGAATTTCCGCCATAAAGAAGCGACGACCGCCATCGTCGTTTCTTACTACTGGCACTTCGTCGACGTGGTCTGGATCGGCCTCTTCGTAATCATTTACTTGCTCAAATGA
- a CDS encoding cytochrome c: protein MATSAVRASRRSRSVGRRHPLATVALLLVGLVGTGGAYALFTSSATAETSASADALVEEGGKLFAANCATCHGLNLEGTTQGPTLIGVGAASVDFQVGTGRMPLAYSGPQGEKKPVQFTEEQIQALSVFVASKGPGPAIPADMYLTGNGDVSNGAELFRVNCAMCHNVAGAGGALTEGKYAPALAGVTPKHAYEAMLTGPQNMPVFNDQNLSPEEKADIITYLKYLDETPSVGGFTLGSLGPVSEGLFIWIFGLGAIVAITVWLTAKSN from the coding sequence ATGGCAACATCGGCAGTCCGCGCGTCTCGCAGGTCACGATCTGTCGGGCGACGTCATCCTCTTGCGACCGTAGCCCTCCTTCTGGTGGGTCTCGTTGGTACGGGTGGCGCTTACGCGCTCTTCACCTCTAGTGCAACGGCAGAGACCAGCGCCTCAGCGGATGCGCTGGTCGAGGAGGGCGGAAAGCTATTCGCGGCAAACTGTGCCACGTGCCACGGACTCAATCTTGAAGGCACCACACAGGGTCCGACCCTCATCGGTGTTGGAGCAGCGTCTGTCGACTTCCAGGTAGGCACTGGCCGCATGCCTCTGGCCTACTCGGGTCCGCAGGGCGAGAAGAAGCCCGTGCAGTTCACAGAAGAGCAGATTCAGGCGCTGTCCGTCTTCGTCGCATCCAAGGGTCCTGGCCCAGCGATTCCGGCTGACATGTACCTCACGGGCAACGGCGACGTGTCCAATGGCGCTGAGTTGTTCCGCGTCAATTGCGCCATGTGTCACAACGTTGCGGGTGCGGGTGGCGCGCTCACGGAAGGTAAGTACGCTCCCGCTCTTGCTGGAGTGACCCCGAAGCACGCCTATGAGGCAATGCTTACTGGTCCGCAGAACATGCCAGTGTTCAACGACCAAAACCTCTCCCCTGAAGAGAAGGCCGACATCATCACGTACCTCAAGTACCTTGACGAAACGCCGTCTGTGGGTGGATTCACCCTCGGATCGCTCGGCCCCGTTTCTGAGGGATTGTTCATCTGGATCTTCGGCCTCGGTGCGATCGTGGCAATCACGGTCTGGCTCACGGCTAAATCAAACTAG
- a CDS encoding Rieske 2Fe-2S domain-containing protein produces MADDHGDTASSTAAGTDVAQNSAPAHSAGTAVVATDEVPNPGFPPYRPRVTDLDPKVDKQQERRISALFFVSIVGSVLAVAAYIAFPIEPGNMASVRNNTLFLGLGITLGLLGIGIGAVHWAKALMEGHDLVEQRHGTRGSEETRSKAIEVFTLGNKESGFGRRTLLRNTLIGALVVTPLPAIALFRDLAPEEDPVPLLRNTFWEKGMRLTQDPSGTPIKASDLTIGSAFQVIPEGLNDDEHRIEEKAKAAVILVRLKPGDMEISEGREGWSYDGIVAYSKICTHVGCPVALYEQQTHHLLCPCHQSQFDITREAAVIFGPAARPLPQLPITVDSEGYLIAQSDFNEPVGPSFWERPL; encoded by the coding sequence ATGGCAGACGACCACGGCGATACCGCCAGCAGCACCGCTGCGGGCACGGACGTCGCGCAGAACAGCGCACCTGCACACAGTGCAGGCACCGCTGTCGTCGCAACCGACGAAGTACCCAACCCTGGGTTCCCGCCGTACCGCCCACGCGTGACGGATCTCGATCCCAAGGTTGACAAGCAACAAGAACGTCGCATTTCGGCGCTATTTTTCGTTTCCATCGTCGGAAGCGTGCTTGCCGTTGCCGCCTACATCGCGTTCCCGATTGAACCGGGAAACATGGCCTCCGTGCGCAACAACACGCTGTTCCTCGGCCTCGGGATTACCCTCGGACTCCTCGGTATCGGAATCGGCGCTGTGCACTGGGCCAAGGCCCTTATGGAGGGTCACGACCTTGTTGAGCAGCGCCACGGTACCCGAGGTAGCGAAGAAACTCGCTCCAAGGCGATCGAAGTGTTCACGCTCGGTAATAAAGAGTCCGGCTTCGGCCGTCGCACGCTGCTGCGCAACACGCTCATTGGTGCTCTGGTAGTCACACCTCTTCCTGCAATCGCACTATTCCGCGACCTTGCTCCAGAGGAAGACCCCGTTCCACTTCTCCGGAACACTTTTTGGGAGAAAGGGATGCGCCTCACGCAAGACCCCAGCGGCACCCCGATCAAGGCGTCAGACCTCACAATAGGGTCCGCATTCCAGGTCATCCCTGAGGGACTCAATGACGATGAGCACCGGATCGAAGAAAAGGCAAAGGCAGCCGTAATCCTTGTTCGGCTCAAGCCCGGAGACATGGAAATTTCTGAGGGTCGTGAAGGCTGGAGCTACGACGGAATCGTTGCGTACTCCAAAATCTGCACACACGTTGGATGCCCGGTCGCACTTTACGAGCAGCAGACCCACCACTTGCTGTGCCCGTGCCACCAATCGCAGTTTGACATCACTCGCGAAGCCGCAGTGATCTTCGGACCGGCAGCACGTCCACTTCCCCAATTGCCGATCACGGTCGACTCAGAGGGATACCTCATCGCACAGAGCGACTTTAACGAGCCCGTCGGACCAAGCTTCTGGGAGCGCCCGCTATGA